One Chitinophaga sp. H8 DNA window includes the following coding sequences:
- a CDS encoding co-chaperone GroES has translation MAIHITPDNKLKKLIIVGDRVLVKPTTPSERTDSGLYLPPGVQEKEKVQQGYVIKTGPGYAIPVPADEDEAWKQEDDKVKYIPLQAKEGDLALFLVSGSTEITYKGDRYYIVPQGAILMLEREEDL, from the coding sequence ATGGCCATCCACATAACACCTGATAATAAATTAAAGAAACTGATTATAGTAGGCGACCGGGTACTGGTAAAACCCACCACCCCCAGCGAGCGTACCGATAGTGGCCTTTATTTACCACCGGGCGTGCAGGAAAAAGAAAAAGTACAGCAGGGATATGTAATTAAAACAGGTCCCGGATATGCCATTCCTGTGCCTGCTGATGAAGATGAGGCCTGGAAACAGGAAGATGATAAAGTAAAATATATTCCATTACAGGCCAAAGAAGGAGATCTGGCGCTTTTTCTCGTGAGCGGTTCCACTGAAATCACTTACAAGGGAGACCGATATTACATTGTTCCCCAGGGCGCTATTCTTATGCTGGAAAGAGAAGAAGACCTGTAA
- a CDS encoding MFS transporter, giving the protein MKTASNKVINGWAMYDWANSVFNLVIVSTFFPVYFLKVTPEHVSFLGGVFVNSALYNYTLSAAFLLVAILSPILSSIADTRGNKKNFLRFFTLLGGICCSALYFFNGDNLGFGVLCFMLATIGFCGGLVFYNSYLPEIASPEDRDRVSARGFALGYVGSVILQLIGFALVVLEPFGLTGAQPVLITFLLVGIWWIGFAQITFKSLPPSKATVETHYASAVTEGFAELRKVYGQVKVMPVLKRFLRSFFFYSMGVQTVMMAATIFGSKLLQLPDTNLIITIVVIQLVAIPGAWGMARLSGHFGNLRVLIGVILLWIAVCVAAYRITTPLDFYILAVVVGLVMGGVQSLSRSTYAKLMPETTDTASFFSYYDVTEKLSIVLGMFSFGVIDELTGSMRNSVLALISFFAIGLIWLIAALLKQRQLQQPSLHSSEIA; this is encoded by the coding sequence ATGAAAACTGCCAGTAATAAAGTAATCAATGGTTGGGCCATGTACGACTGGGCCAATTCTGTATTTAACCTGGTAATCGTATCCACGTTTTTTCCCGTTTATTTTCTGAAAGTAACCCCGGAACATGTGTCTTTTCTGGGAGGAGTGTTCGTAAATTCGGCCTTATATAACTATACCCTGTCTGCCGCATTTTTGCTGGTAGCCATTCTTTCGCCTATCCTTTCCTCTATCGCAGATACCAGGGGTAATAAAAAGAATTTCCTGCGCTTCTTTACCCTGCTGGGTGGTATTTGCTGCAGCGCACTATATTTTTTTAACGGCGATAACCTGGGTTTCGGTGTGCTGTGTTTTATGCTGGCCACCATAGGCTTTTGCGGAGGGTTGGTATTCTATAATTCCTATTTACCGGAAATAGCCAGCCCGGAAGACCGCGACAGGGTAAGTGCGCGTGGGTTTGCATTAGGTTATGTAGGCAGTGTTATTTTACAGTTGATAGGATTTGCCCTGGTAGTACTCGAACCATTTGGGCTTACCGGAGCACAACCGGTTTTGATTACTTTTTTACTGGTAGGTATCTGGTGGATTGGCTTTGCGCAAATCACCTTTAAAAGCCTGCCTCCCTCCAAAGCCACGGTAGAAACGCATTATGCCAGTGCTGTTACGGAAGGGTTTGCTGAACTAAGAAAAGTGTATGGCCAGGTAAAAGTAATGCCGGTACTAAAACGGTTCCTGCGCAGCTTTTTCTTTTACAGCATGGGCGTACAAACGGTGATGATGGCGGCCACTATATTTGGCAGTAAACTCCTGCAGCTGCCAGACACCAACCTGATTATTACCATCGTGGTAATACAGCTGGTGGCAATCCCCGGAGCATGGGGTATGGCACGGTTGTCCGGCCACTTCGGAAATCTGCGTGTGCTGATTGGCGTTATCCTCCTATGGATAGCAGTATGTGTTGCTGCCTATCGCATTACTACCCCACTCGACTTTTATATCCTGGCTGTAGTAGTAGGCCTGGTGATGGGCGGCGTACAATCCCTCAGCCGGTCTACCTATGCCAAACTAATGCCTGAAACAACTGACACAGCCTCCTTCTTCAGCTACTATGACGTTACCGAAAAACTATCTATTGTATTAGGGATGTTTTCTTTTGGTGTTATAGATGAACTAACGGGTAGTATGCGTAATTCTGTACTGGCCCTCATTTCCTTTTTTGCCATAGGGTTAATATGGCTGATCGCTGCATTACTTAAACAGCGTCAGCTGCAGCAACCTTCCCTCCATTCGTCTGAAATTGCGTAG
- a CDS encoding Gfo/Idh/MocA family oxidoreductase: MGKIIKAGVCSYGMSGQVFHAPFLHVNPGFEFAAVVERSKHLAQQRYPDVKVYTSVADMLADKSLDLIIVNTPNATHFDYAKAALEAGKNVIVEKPFTVHSEQGKELVALAKQKGLLLSVYHNRRYDSDYKMVRHVVQSGLLGDILEVEIHYDRFKDELSYKKHKEVAQPGTGALYDLGSHLIDQALSLFGMPEALWADIRNIRSTSVVDDYFELVLYYNNLRVRLKCNYLVREALPAYVLHGRKGSFIKTKSDIQEALLLKGLLPDASDWGAEAPAEWGLLHTEIDGEIVKKFLPGSNGNYMDYFQGIYEALVNGAPVPVQPEDAIKVIRVIETAFESSKARKVVDM, encoded by the coding sequence ATGGGTAAAATAATTAAAGCAGGCGTTTGTTCTTATGGCATGTCCGGACAAGTATTCCATGCTCCCTTCCTGCATGTAAATCCGGGATTTGAATTTGCTGCTGTAGTGGAAAGAAGCAAGCACCTGGCACAACAGCGCTATCCGGATGTAAAAGTATACACCAGTGTAGCAGATATGCTGGCAGACAAATCACTGGACCTGATCATTGTAAATACACCTAATGCTACCCACTTCGACTATGCAAAGGCTGCATTGGAAGCCGGTAAAAATGTGATCGTAGAAAAACCTTTTACGGTGCATAGCGAACAGGGGAAAGAGCTGGTAGCCCTTGCCAAACAAAAAGGCTTGTTGCTGAGTGTGTATCACAACCGCCGGTACGACAGTGACTATAAAATGGTGCGCCATGTAGTACAATCCGGATTACTGGGAGATATCCTGGAAGTAGAAATCCACTACGACCGCTTTAAAGATGAACTCAGTTATAAAAAACATAAAGAAGTAGCGCAGCCTGGTACGGGTGCATTATATGATCTGGGCTCCCACCTGATTGATCAGGCGCTCTCGCTATTTGGTATGCCGGAAGCACTATGGGCCGATATCCGGAACATCCGCTCCACCTCTGTGGTAGATGATTATTTTGAACTGGTACTTTACTATAACAATCTGCGTGTACGGCTCAAATGCAATTACCTGGTACGGGAAGCTTTGCCTGCCTATGTATTACATGGCCGTAAAGGTTCTTTCATCAAAACCAAATCAGATATACAGGAAGCATTGTTGCTAAAGGGCTTGTTGCCCGATGCGTCCGACTGGGGTGCAGAAGCTCCTGCTGAATGGGGTTTGCTTCATACCGAAATAGATGGAGAAATAGTAAAAAAATTCCTGCCGGGCTCCAATGGTAATTATATGGATTATTTTCAAGGTATCTACGAAGCCCTGGTAAATGGTGCACCTGTTCCGGTACAACCGGAAGATGCGATAAAAGTGATCCGTGTGATTGAAACGGCCTTTGAGAGCAGTAAAGCAAGAAAAGTAGTAGATATGTAA
- the lpxD gene encoding UDP-3-O-(3-hydroxymyristoyl)glucosamine N-acyltransferase codes for MQFSALQLATMLDGKLEGNPEVKVSNIAKIEEAGEGMLSFIANPKYEEFIYTTQASILIVNENLVIDRPVHPTLIRVKDAYSSFALLLEKYEQMAGNKSGIQQPSFVPKSVKLGENVFIGAFAYLGENVVLGNNVKIYPGVYLGDNVIVNNDATLYPGVKVYANCIVGNRVILHAGCVIGGDGFGFAPQPDGSYKKVPQIGNVVIHDDVEIGANTTIDRATMGSTVIRQGVKMDNLIQVAHNVDIGVNTVIAAQTGVSGSTKIGQNCIIGGQVGMVGHIHIADGTKINAQSGLSKSITSPNTSLTGSPAYDYKSSLKSQAIFRNLPDLEKRVKELEDMVKQLLSEREGV; via the coding sequence ATGCAATTTAGCGCATTACAATTAGCCACCATGCTCGATGGTAAGCTAGAGGGAAATCCGGAAGTTAAAGTGAGCAATATCGCCAAGATAGAAGAGGCGGGAGAAGGTATGCTCAGCTTTATCGCTAATCCTAAATACGAAGAATTTATATATACTACCCAGGCATCTATTCTGATTGTGAATGAAAACCTGGTCATTGACCGGCCTGTTCATCCCACGCTGATCCGGGTAAAGGATGCTTATAGCAGCTTTGCCCTGCTGCTGGAAAAATATGAGCAAATGGCCGGTAATAAATCCGGTATCCAGCAACCTTCTTTCGTTCCCAAGTCAGTAAAACTGGGCGAAAACGTATTTATTGGCGCTTTTGCCTACCTGGGAGAAAATGTGGTACTGGGCAATAACGTAAAAATCTATCCAGGTGTATATCTGGGAGATAATGTGATTGTAAATAATGATGCCACCCTGTACCCTGGTGTAAAAGTGTATGCGAACTGTATAGTGGGCAATCGGGTAATACTGCATGCCGGTTGTGTAATAGGCGGAGATGGTTTTGGATTTGCCCCTCAACCGGACGGTTCCTATAAAAAGGTACCTCAGATTGGTAATGTTGTGATCCATGATGACGTAGAGATCGGTGCCAATACCACGATTGACCGGGCTACGATGGGCTCTACGGTAATTCGCCAGGGTGTGAAAATGGATAACCTGATCCAGGTAGCACACAATGTAGACATAGGCGTAAATACAGTGATAGCCGCCCAAACGGGTGTTTCCGGCAGTACTAAAATCGGCCAGAACTGTATTATAGGTGGCCAGGTAGGTATGGTAGGACATATCCATATTGCCGATGGCACCAAAATAAATGCACAGAGCGGCTTATCCAAATCTATTACTTCCCCGAATACCTCTCTGACCGGCTCTCCTGCTTATGATTATAAAAGTTCGCTGAAAAGTCAGGCAATTTTTAGAAATTTGCCCGACCTTGAAAAACGGGTAAAAGAATTAGAGGATATGGTAAAACAACTGCTTTCTGAACGGGAAGGCGTTTGA
- a CDS encoding helicase HerA-like domain-containing protein gives MANKEAFLESIKNGYTFKGEHFKLGCAILDGEVQTGADIFLPLKTMNRHGLIAGATGTGKTKTLQIIAEGLSDASVPVLLMDIKGDLSGIAAAGASNAKIEERYQKIGGTYVPAAYPTELLSLSHEKGARLRATTSEFGPVLLSKILELNDTQGGIVSMIFKYCDDNKMPLLDLKDFKKVLQFASDEGKAEMEKDYGKISTSSTGTILRKVIELEQQGAELFFGEKSFEVDDLMRISNDGRGMISIVRVTDIQDRPKLFSTFMLSLLAELYATLPEEGDLDKPKLVMFIDEAHLIFQEASDALLKQIETIIKLIRSKGVGIFFCTQNPMDVPTSVLGQLGLKVQHALRAFTANDRKTIKQTAENYPLSDFYKTDELLTQIGIGEALITCLNEKGIPTPLAATMLTTPRSRMDVLTDAEIDNIVNNSKLVKKYSEVIDNESAYEILTAKLNEAAEKTAQQPAAKPGRQKEEKGLLESVMESSVARQAGRTAASIITRSLLGALGLGGKSSKKSSWF, from the coding sequence ATGGCAAATAAAGAGGCATTCCTCGAATCTATCAAAAACGGCTACACGTTTAAAGGGGAACATTTCAAATTGGGCTGTGCAATACTGGATGGAGAAGTACAAACCGGCGCTGACATATTTTTACCACTCAAAACCATGAACCGGCACGGACTGATAGCCGGTGCCACCGGTACGGGTAAAACCAAAACCTTACAAATCATTGCAGAAGGACTGAGTGATGCCAGCGTGCCTGTATTGCTCATGGATATCAAGGGCGACCTCAGCGGCATAGCTGCTGCGGGCGCATCCAATGCCAAAATAGAAGAACGCTACCAGAAGATAGGCGGCACCTACGTACCTGCAGCCTATCCCACAGAACTGTTAAGCCTCAGCCATGAAAAGGGTGCCCGCTTACGGGCTACTACCAGCGAATTTGGCCCGGTACTGTTATCCAAAATACTGGAACTGAACGATACCCAGGGTGGTATTGTATCGATGATATTCAAATACTGCGACGACAATAAAATGCCGTTGCTGGACCTGAAAGACTTCAAGAAAGTACTGCAATTTGCCAGTGATGAAGGGAAAGCAGAGATGGAAAAGGATTATGGAAAAATTTCCACCAGCTCTACCGGTACTATTCTGCGTAAAGTAATTGAGCTGGAACAGCAGGGAGCAGAACTGTTCTTTGGGGAAAAATCATTTGAAGTAGATGACCTGATGCGTATCAGTAATGATGGCAGAGGGATGATTTCCATTGTCCGGGTAACAGATATCCAGGACCGGCCCAAGCTGTTTTCTACCTTTATGCTGAGCCTGCTGGCAGAACTCTATGCCACGCTTCCAGAAGAAGGTGATCTGGACAAGCCAAAACTGGTAATGTTTATTGATGAAGCCCACCTCATCTTCCAGGAAGCCAGCGATGCTTTGCTTAAACAGATTGAAACCATTATCAAACTGATCCGTTCCAAAGGAGTAGGTATCTTTTTCTGTACCCAAAACCCAATGGATGTCCCCACTTCTGTATTAGGACAACTCGGTTTAAAAGTACAGCATGCACTCCGCGCATTTACAGCCAACGATCGCAAAACCATTAAGCAAACAGCAGAAAACTATCCTTTATCTGATTTTTATAAAACAGATGAGCTGCTTACACAAATAGGCATTGGAGAAGCCTTGATTACCTGCCTGAATGAAAAGGGGATTCCTACCCCACTGGCAGCTACCATGCTCACTACTCCCCGCTCCCGCATGGATGTATTAACAGATGCAGAGATTGATAACATTGTAAATAATTCCAAACTGGTAAAAAAATACAGTGAAGTCATCGATAACGAGAGTGCCTATGAGATACTTACTGCCAAGCTGAATGAAGCAGCAGAAAAAACAGCGCAGCAACCTGCTGCCAAACCGGGCAGACAAAAAGAAGAAAAAGGTTTACTGGAAAGTGTTATGGAAAGTTCTGTAGCCCGGCAAGCCGGCCGTACTGCAGCCAGTATCATTACCCGCAGCCTTCTGGGGGCTTTGGGATTAGGGGGTAAAAGCAGTAAAAAAAGCAGCTGGTTTTAA
- a CDS encoding ABC transporter ATP-binding protein has product MTISLNQTGKRFNYDWIFRGVTFTFRDGERYAILGPNGSGKSTLLQVISGYLHHNEGTVTYSTPEKPIENDAFFRYSAIATPYLELVEEFTLTECLQFHLQFKNFLPGITASKAMQLVGLEKAANKQIRYFSSGMKQRIKLALAIFSDVPVLLLDEPCTNLDMAGIALYRQLIDEYCGHRMLIISSNDEQEYAMCPHRISILDYKK; this is encoded by the coding sequence ATGACGATCTCCCTTAACCAGACAGGCAAGCGTTTTAACTACGACTGGATATTTCGTGGTGTTACCTTTACTTTCAGGGATGGAGAACGTTATGCAATACTGGGGCCCAATGGTTCGGGCAAATCCACACTACTACAAGTTATCAGCGGTTACCTTCATCACAACGAAGGTACCGTTACTTACAGCACACCGGAAAAGCCCATCGAAAACGATGCGTTTTTCCGGTATAGTGCTATCGCAACACCTTACCTGGAACTGGTAGAAGAATTTACCCTTACAGAATGCCTGCAGTTCCACCTGCAGTTTAAAAACTTTTTACCGGGTATCACTGCCAGTAAAGCTATGCAACTGGTGGGGCTTGAAAAAGCCGCCAATAAACAGATCCGTTATTTTTCCTCCGGGATGAAACAACGTATTAAACTGGCATTGGCCATATTTTCCGATGTACCGGTACTACTGCTGGATGAGCCATGTACCAACCTGGATATGGCAGGCATAGCGCTTTACCGTCAACTGATCGATGAATATTGCGGCCACCGCATGTTAATCATCAGCTCCAATGATGAACAGGAATACGCCATGTGTCCTCACCGGATCAGTATTCTGGATTATAAGAAATAG
- a CDS encoding bifunctional UDP-3-O-[3-hydroxymyristoyl] N-acetylglucosamine deacetylase/3-hydroxyacyl-ACP dehydratase encodes MMDNQQHDNQHTLKSPITIAGVGLHTGAHVNMTLKPATPGFGIKFQRIDLPDQPIVKADVDYVVDTARGTTLEHNGARVSTVEHLLAALVGGGVDNVLIELDGPEIPIMDGSSQPFLEAIEKVGIQDQDAKKIYYSIDTNISYYDEAKKVEMVALPAVDYRVTCLIDFNSPVLGTQHANLKGMQEFKKEIAPCRTFCFLHELEYLISNNLIKGGDINNAIVVVDRPISEEELSRLATSFQREQISVQREGILNNIELRFPNEPARHKLLDVIGDLALIGYPIKAHIIANRPGHASNVEFARKIKQYIKKNKHARDIPIYNPNQPPVFDIRRVLKTLPHRYPFLLVDKIIELTDSQVVGIKNVTINEPFFQGHFPNNPVMPGVLQVEALTQVGGMLALNTVPDPENYDTYFLKIDNCKFKQKVLPGDTMILKMELLSPIRRGIVEMRGTVFIGNKVATEADLVAQIIKTRDSK; translated from the coding sequence ATGATGGATAATCAACAGCACGATAATCAACACACGCTTAAAAGTCCCATTACCATTGCAGGTGTAGGGTTGCACACTGGAGCCCACGTAAATATGACGCTTAAACCAGCTACCCCTGGCTTTGGCATTAAATTTCAACGTATTGACCTTCCTGATCAACCTATTGTAAAGGCCGATGTAGACTATGTAGTGGATACCGCCCGTGGCACCACGCTGGAGCACAATGGTGCCCGCGTAAGCACAGTAGAACATCTGCTGGCTGCACTGGTAGGCGGCGGTGTAGACAATGTGCTGATAGAACTGGACGGGCCTGAAATTCCTATTATGGATGGCAGCTCCCAGCCTTTCCTGGAAGCAATTGAAAAGGTAGGCATCCAGGATCAGGACGCTAAAAAGATCTATTATTCTATAGATACCAATATCAGCTACTACGATGAAGCAAAAAAGGTAGAAATGGTGGCACTGCCAGCCGTGGATTACCGCGTTACCTGCCTCATCGACTTTAACTCTCCTGTATTAGGCACCCAGCATGCTAATCTGAAAGGTATGCAGGAGTTCAAAAAGGAAATTGCTCCCTGCCGCACTTTCTGCTTCTTACATGAACTGGAATACCTGATCTCCAATAACCTGATTAAAGGCGGTGATATCAATAATGCCATTGTAGTAGTAGACCGGCCTATCAGCGAAGAAGAGCTGAGCCGCCTGGCTACTTCTTTTCAGCGCGAACAGATCTCTGTACAGCGGGAAGGCATCCTGAACAATATTGAACTGCGGTTCCCGAACGAACCTGCTCGTCATAAACTGCTGGATGTGATTGGCGATCTCGCCCTGATAGGCTACCCTATCAAAGCGCATATCATTGCCAACCGTCCGGGGCATGCATCTAACGTAGAATTTGCCAGGAAAATCAAACAATATATCAAAAAGAACAAGCACGCACGGGATATTCCTATTTATAATCCCAATCAGCCGCCTGTTTTTGATATACGCCGGGTTTTAAAAACATTGCCACACCGCTATCCTTTCCTGTTGGTAGACAAGATCATTGAACTGACAGACAGCCAGGTAGTAGGTATTAAAAATGTCACTATCAATGAACCCTTCTTCCAGGGACATTTCCCCAATAATCCGGTAATGCCGGGAGTATTGCAGGTAGAAGCACTGACACAGGTAGGTGGTATGCTGGCATTGAATACCGTGCCCGATCCTGAAAATTACGACACTTATTTCCTGAAAATAGATAATTGTAAATTCAAGCAGAAAGTACTGCCTGGTGATACCATGATCCTGAAAATGGAGCTTTTAAGCCCTATCAGGAGGGGTATTGTAGAAATGCGGGGAACTGTTTTCATCGGCAACAAAGTAGCCACGGAAGCAGATCTGGTAGCTCAAATTATTAAAACAAGAGACAGCAAATAA
- a CDS encoding MBL fold metallo-hydrolase — protein MKLHTIETGFFKLDGGAMFGVVPKSIWNKLNPADENNLCTWAMRCMLIEDGNRLILIDNGIGNKQDEKFFSHYYLHGNDSLDKSLAALGFHRDDITDMFLTHLHFDHCGGSIVREGDKLLPAFKNATFWSNADHWKWATQPNDREKASFLKENILPIQESGQLQFIHHAEGVAFTEQIAIRFANGHTDAMMLPQISYKGKTIIYMADLLPSAAHIPLPYVMAYDMFPLTTLQEKKSFLQEATDKEYILYFEHDPKNECCTLQQTEKGIRVKETFPLSEI, from the coding sequence ATGAAACTACATACCATTGAAACAGGTTTTTTTAAACTGGATGGAGGTGCCATGTTTGGCGTGGTACCTAAAAGCATATGGAACAAACTCAACCCGGCAGATGAAAATAATCTATGTACATGGGCTATGCGCTGTATGCTGATAGAAGACGGCAACCGTCTTATCCTTATTGATAATGGTATTGGTAACAAACAGGATGAGAAATTCTTCAGCCATTACTACCTGCATGGTAATGATTCCCTGGATAAATCTCTCGCCGCACTTGGGTTTCATCGGGATGATATCACAGACATGTTTTTAACCCACCTTCATTTTGACCATTGCGGAGGCAGCATTGTGCGGGAAGGTGATAAGCTGTTACCTGCCTTTAAAAATGCCACCTTCTGGAGTAATGCCGACCATTGGAAATGGGCCACCCAACCCAATGACCGCGAAAAAGCCTCTTTCCTGAAAGAGAATATCCTCCCCATTCAGGAAAGCGGACAACTGCAATTCATTCACCATGCAGAAGGAGTCGCTTTTACGGAGCAGATAGCCATCCGTTTTGCCAATGGGCATACCGATGCCATGATGCTGCCCCAGATCAGCTATAAGGGTAAAACAATCATATATATGGCCGACCTGCTACCCTCTGCGGCACACATCCCCCTCCCCTATGTAATGGCTTATGATATGTTTCCACTGACTACGCTCCAGGAAAAGAAAAGTTTCCTGCAGGAAGCAACAGACAAGGAATACATCCTTTATTTTGAACACGATCCTAAAAATGAATGCTGTACCCTTCAGCAAACCGAAAAAGGGATCCGGGTAAAGGAAACTTTTCCCCTCAGCGAAATATGA
- the lpxA gene encoding acyl-ACP--UDP-N-acetylglucosamine O-acyltransferase: MIHPLTYIHPDAKVAPNVKIDPFTVIHKNVEIGDGTWIGSNVTVMEGARIGKNCRIFPGAVISAIPQDLKFAGEDTTVQIGDNTTIREYVTINRGTKDKWSTVIGNNCLIMAYSHIAHDCEVGNYCVFSNNTTLAGHISVGDHVVLAGMVAVQQFCKIGAHAFVTGGSLVRKDVPPYVKAAREPLSYVGVNSIGLKRRGFSLEKINQILDIYRVIFVKGYKLSKAISIIEAEFPATDERDEILSFIRESGRGIMKGYTSRSNDDLP; the protein is encoded by the coding sequence ATGATTCACCCGCTTACATACATTCACCCGGACGCCAAAGTGGCGCCTAATGTTAAAATTGATCCGTTTACAGTGATCCATAAAAACGTGGAGATCGGAGATGGTACCTGGATAGGTTCCAATGTGACTGTAATGGAAGGCGCACGTATTGGCAAAAACTGCCGGATATTTCCTGGCGCAGTAATTTCTGCTATTCCCCAGGACCTCAAATTTGCGGGTGAAGATACGACCGTTCAAATTGGTGATAATACAACCATACGCGAATACGTAACCATTAACCGGGGTACCAAAGATAAGTGGAGCACCGTTATCGGTAATAATTGCCTGATCATGGCCTATAGCCATATTGCACATGACTGTGAAGTGGGCAATTACTGCGTATTTTCCAATAATACCACCCTGGCAGGGCATATCTCCGTGGGAGACCACGTAGTACTGGCAGGAATGGTAGCTGTTCAACAGTTTTGTAAAATAGGTGCACATGCTTTTGTAACCGGTGGATCACTGGTGCGTAAAGATGTGCCCCCTTATGTAAAAGCTGCCAGAGAGCCTTTATCCTATGTGGGGGTCAACTCCATCGGATTAAAAAGAAGAGGCTTCTCATTGGAAAAAATTAACCAGATACTGGACATTTACCGCGTAATCTTTGTAAAAGGATATAAATTATCCAAAGCGATCAGCATCATTGAAGCAGAATTTCCGGCTACTGATGAAAGGGATGAAATACTATCCTTCATCCGGGAATCCGGACGTGGTATCATGAAAGGTTATACCTCCCGTTCCAATGACGATCTCCCTTAA